One Thermogemmata fonticola DNA window includes the following coding sequences:
- a CDS encoding DHH family phosphoesterase, which translates to MPVDWSGLVTLLRQRDRPLLMTHVRPDADGLGSQLALYEMLQVMGKHPRVAIASRLPPRYAFLDPERRIIEDFKSADWQDRDCVLILDTGTWAQLGDFADWLRRSTLPRVVIDHHRTQDDLGGLACVDVTAEATGRLVYELIQALGLPLRPGAAQNLFMALATDTGWFRHANTTPNTFTLAATLMQAGAQPTILYEKLYETATLARLRLVGLALERLHIALGGKVAYTEIYLKDYPLTGAVPGDTEELINYPRSLEGVEVALVFIEQASGGTKVSFRSRSVDISRLAERFGGGGHPLACGATLPLPLHQARETVLAALQEWLRPSPSPDAASPLLTSPQEPPHH; encoded by the coding sequence ATGCCCGTGGACTGGTCTGGATTGGTGACCCTGTTGCGGCAACGGGATCGACCCTTGCTGATGACTCATGTGCGACCAGATGCCGATGGGCTAGGCTCCCAATTGGCCTTGTATGAGATGCTTCAAGTGATGGGGAAGCATCCGCGCGTGGCGATCGCGAGTCGTTTGCCCCCACGTTACGCCTTTCTGGACCCTGAGCGCCGGATCATCGAGGATTTCAAATCCGCCGACTGGCAGGACCGTGATTGCGTGCTGATCCTGGATACTGGGACTTGGGCCCAACTGGGGGATTTCGCAGATTGGCTTCGCCGGTCCACGCTGCCGCGGGTTGTTATCGACCATCACCGTACCCAAGACGATTTGGGCGGATTGGCGTGTGTCGATGTAACCGCAGAAGCGACAGGCCGTCTGGTTTATGAGTTGATTCAGGCGTTGGGTTTGCCGCTGCGACCGGGTGCGGCTCAAAATCTGTTCATGGCCCTGGCCACGGATACCGGCTGGTTCCGGCACGCCAACACGACGCCCAACACGTTCACCCTGGCAGCCACGCTCATGCAAGCAGGGGCACAACCGACCATCCTCTACGAGAAGCTTTACGAAACAGCAACTTTGGCACGCCTGCGACTCGTAGGTCTAGCCCTGGAACGCTTGCACATCGCCTTGGGCGGCAAAGTGGCCTATACCGAGATTTACCTGAAAGATTACCCGCTGACCGGGGCCGTACCAGGCGACACGGAAGAACTCATCAACTACCCCCGGAGCCTGGAAGGGGTGGAAGTAGCTTTAGTGTTCATCGAGCAAGCCTCCGGCGGAACCAAAGTCAGCTTCCGCTCCCGAAGTGTGGATATTTCCCGCTTGGCGGAACGTTTCGGAGGAGGAGGCCATCCCCTGGCCTGTGGCGCTACTCTTCCTCTACCTTTACATCAGGCACGGGAAACCGTCCTCGCTGCCCTCCAGGAATGGCTCCGTCCCTCGCCGTCTCCCGATGCTGCCAGCCCTCTGCTGACCTCCCCCCAGGAACCACCCCACCACTAA
- a CDS encoding DUF6263 family protein, translating into MSRIRLMIASLALGVFVAFTAAQDVKTQPPAQEQPAKSTTSPQDPKKTEPKKEEPKKETPKKEEPKKEEPKKEEPKADPNARTFALKFEKDKKFYQELKTQVSQVIKVQGQDVTQKQESTYYFKWNPLKQVGEKWELEQEVEGLKVSIDISGNTINYDSTQPDASVTAGNPTLMEFFRKLVGTKFVVTLDKAFKVEAVSGKDEFIRKLSGGNNQLDSLFRNIVTDDSLKQMCDPTFYLVPDSPRKPGDTWEKKAAISLGPIGKYEVTYKFKYVGPGTEEGKKEYDKIEVETDVTYTVPKEPGTDGLFFRIKEGKLEQPKGMGEQPPKGVIYYDPKTQRIVSAEITLKLKGELTVNIGATDSKVEIYQEQKTILRTGDSSFLSSPSTSK; encoded by the coding sequence GTGTCACGGATCCGCCTGATGATTGCCTCGCTGGCCCTAGGGGTGTTCGTCGCTTTCACTGCGGCGCAAGACGTCAAAACACAACCGCCCGCCCAGGAACAGCCCGCGAAATCCACCACCAGCCCCCAGGACCCGAAAAAGACAGAACCTAAGAAGGAGGAACCCAAAAAGGAAACACCCAAGAAAGAAGAGCCGAAAAAGGAGGAACCCAAAAAGGAGGAACCAAAGGCGGATCCTAATGCCCGGACTTTCGCACTCAAGTTCGAGAAGGACAAGAAGTTCTACCAGGAACTCAAAACTCAAGTATCCCAGGTGATCAAAGTACAAGGTCAGGATGTGACCCAGAAACAGGAAAGCACCTATTACTTCAAGTGGAATCCGCTAAAGCAAGTGGGGGAAAAATGGGAACTGGAACAGGAAGTGGAAGGGCTGAAGGTCAGCATTGACATTTCCGGCAACACGATCAACTACGATTCGACGCAGCCGGACGCCAGTGTCACCGCTGGGAATCCGACCCTGATGGAGTTCTTCCGTAAGCTCGTCGGCACCAAATTCGTCGTCACCTTGGACAAGGCCTTCAAGGTGGAAGCGGTGAGTGGCAAGGACGAATTTATTCGCAAACTCTCCGGCGGGAATAACCAATTGGATAGCCTCTTCCGCAACATCGTCACGGATGACTCCCTCAAGCAGATGTGCGACCCCACCTTCTACCTTGTTCCGGATTCACCGCGGAAGCCTGGGGATACGTGGGAAAAGAAAGCTGCTATTTCCTTGGGACCCATCGGCAAGTACGAAGTTACGTATAAATTCAAGTATGTCGGCCCCGGAACAGAGGAAGGCAAGAAAGAATACGACAAGATTGAAGTGGAGACCGATGTGACCTACACCGTTCCTAAAGAACCGGGAACCGATGGCCTATTCTTCCGCATTAAGGAAGGAAAATTGGAACAACCGAAAGGCATGGGAGAGCAACCTCCCAAGGGTGTGATCTATTACGATCCCAAAACGCAGCGGATCGTTTCAGCAGAAATCACGCTCAAGTTGAAAGGGGAGTTGACCGTCAATATCGGCGCCACGGACTCCAAAGTGGAAATCTACCAGGAGCAAAAGACGATACTACGCACAGGCGACAGTAGCTTCCTCTCGTCTCCGTCCACATCGAAGTAG
- a CDS encoding ubiquitin family protein, with protein sequence MNAAVIVLLFCCGLITLALVAVYLLTFAFRYACVLCGLPKPSMWTAFGMLVLIWICKTVAEAIMKTMVEQGCQRFGLPPWEGWLIVFLLVLPIDLLISASMHAVFMGIRIGKGIEVWFVQWLMIGAILAAIAGVAAVYILAAA encoded by the coding sequence ATGAATGCTGCCGTTATTGTCCTTTTATTCTGCTGCGGTTTGATCACCTTGGCCTTGGTGGCGGTGTACCTCCTCACATTTGCCTTCCGTTATGCTTGTGTCTTGTGCGGACTTCCCAAGCCGTCGATGTGGACGGCCTTTGGGATGTTGGTGCTGATCTGGATTTGCAAAACCGTCGCTGAGGCCATCATGAAAACGATGGTGGAGCAGGGATGCCAACGTTTTGGCTTACCGCCTTGGGAGGGCTGGTTGATCGTGTTCCTACTGGTTTTGCCTATAGACCTGTTGATCTCCGCTTCCATGCATGCCGTCTTTATGGGTATCCGCATCGGTAAGGGGATCGAAGTTTGGTTTGTGCAGTGGCTCATGATCGGCGCCATTCTCGCAGCCATCGCTGGGGTGGCGGCAGTCTACATCCTCGCCGCTGCCTAA
- a CDS encoding serine hydroxymethyltransferase, with the protein MSVLEQADPEVYAAIAGERRRQQYGLEMIASENYTSAAVLEAQGSVLTNKYAEGYPGKRYYGGCEYVDQVERLAIERAKQLFGAAHVNVQPHSGAQANMAVFFAALQPGDVILGLDLAHGGHLTHGMRLNFSGKYFQVISYGVRREDHRIDFDDLARKAKEHRPRLIIAGASAYPRQLDFSRFAEIAESVGALLLVDMAHIAGLIAAKLHPDPVPYAHFVTSTTHKTLRGPRSGFILCQAEWADRINAAVFPGIQGGPLMHVIAAKAVAFGEALRPTFRNYAAQIIANAHALAEVLLRAGFSLISGGTDTHLLLVDVTAKGLTGKQAEQLLDAAGITVNKNMIPFDTRKPFDPSGIRIGTPALTTRGMKEDEMRRIGSWIDQVLSHPGDTTVLERVRAGVRELCEQFPAPAESARAC; encoded by the coding sequence ATGAGCGTGCTTGAGCAAGCGGATCCAGAAGTTTATGCCGCCATCGCTGGGGAACGGCGCCGACAGCAGTACGGCCTGGAGATGATCGCAAGCGAAAACTACACCAGCGCTGCTGTTCTGGAAGCCCAAGGGTCTGTTCTGACCAACAAATACGCGGAGGGGTATCCCGGCAAGCGTTACTACGGCGGTTGCGAATATGTGGATCAGGTCGAACGCTTGGCGATCGAACGGGCGAAGCAACTCTTTGGGGCGGCTCACGTGAATGTCCAGCCGCATTCCGGCGCGCAGGCAAATATGGCGGTCTTTTTCGCTGCTTTGCAGCCCGGCGACGTCATCCTTGGCCTGGATTTGGCTCATGGCGGCCACCTGACCCACGGCATGCGCTTGAATTTCTCCGGCAAATACTTTCAGGTGATCAGTTACGGTGTGCGCCGGGAGGACCACCGCATCGATTTCGACGACTTGGCTCGCAAGGCTAAGGAGCACCGCCCGCGTCTGATCATTGCGGGAGCCAGCGCCTATCCCCGGCAGCTCGACTTTTCCCGTTTTGCGGAAATCGCTGAGTCCGTAGGAGCGCTCTTGCTCGTGGATATGGCCCATATCGCCGGCCTCATCGCCGCCAAACTCCACCCGGACCCGGTACCTTACGCTCACTTTGTCACCAGTACGACGCACAAGACCCTTCGCGGGCCACGTTCCGGATTCATCTTGTGCCAGGCGGAATGGGCTGACCGCATCAACGCGGCCGTTTTTCCCGGCATCCAAGGCGGACCGCTCATGCACGTCATCGCAGCGAAGGCCGTGGCTTTTGGAGAAGCCCTCCGCCCCACCTTCCGAAACTATGCCGCCCAGATTATTGCCAATGCCCATGCCCTGGCGGAGGTTCTCTTACGTGCTGGATTTTCCCTCATCTCCGGCGGTACAGATACGCATTTGCTTCTGGTCGATGTGACAGCCAAGGGCTTGACTGGTAAGCAGGCGGAACAGCTCCTCGATGCAGCCGGCATCACCGTCAACAAAAATATGATTCCTTTTGATACTCGCAAGCCGTTCGATCCCTCAGGAATCCGCATCGGTACACCCGCTCTGACCACCCGGGGGATGAAGGAAGACGAAATGCGAAGAATCGGGAGCTGGATCGATCAGGTCCTATCCCATCCCGGAGATACCACTGTCCTGGAACGGGTTCGAGCGGGAGTCCGGGAATTGTGCGAGCAGTTTCCCGCTCCGGCAGAGAGTGCAAGAGCCTGCTGA
- the trhA gene encoding PAQR family membrane homeostasis protein TrhA, with protein MIELRDPVSSLSHLLTAIWAVFATALMYRLAPQPSRTVAMIYGMSMVLLYTASGLFHGLYYESTAQHRLFQKLDQSAIYLLIAGTNTPIMAILLPRRWRRWFLGGVWLMACLGIASLWALPKPPHTLVVGVYLAMGWIGIIPIRWYYQALGARAMNWAWLGAACYTFGAVCELSRWPVLIPGWIGPHEVLHFCDSAGSLAFFVFIVRHVLLRPGASPSGISGKYPVLPTHFISQNRLC; from the coding sequence GTGATCGAATTGCGAGACCCAGTTAGTTCCTTATCCCACCTGCTCACAGCAATCTGGGCCGTGTTCGCGACTGCCCTGATGTATCGCCTGGCTCCGCAGCCATCCCGAACCGTTGCGATGATCTACGGCATGAGTATGGTGTTACTCTACACGGCAAGCGGCCTCTTCCACGGGTTGTATTACGAGAGCACCGCCCAGCATCGGTTGTTCCAGAAGCTGGATCAATCAGCCATATATCTGCTCATTGCTGGGACTAACACGCCCATCATGGCGATCCTGCTGCCGCGGCGGTGGCGGCGATGGTTCCTCGGTGGTGTCTGGCTGATGGCGTGCCTGGGTATCGCGTCCCTCTGGGCTTTGCCTAAGCCGCCCCACACTCTGGTCGTCGGGGTCTACTTGGCGATGGGGTGGATCGGCATTATACCGATCCGCTGGTATTACCAGGCGTTGGGAGCGCGCGCGATGAACTGGGCCTGGCTCGGTGCTGCCTGCTACACCTTCGGTGCGGTGTGCGAGCTAAGCCGCTGGCCCGTGCTGATTCCCGGTTGGATTGGCCCCCATGAGGTGCTCCACTTTTGCGACAGCGCCGGCAGCTTGGCCTTTTTTGTTTTCATCGTTCGCCACGTACTTCTGAGGCCAGGCGCCTCCCCAAGCGGCATCAGCGGAAAATATCCTGTCTTGCCCACTCACTTCATTAGCCAAAATCGGCTATGCTAA